One segment of Anatilimnocola aggregata DNA contains the following:
- a CDS encoding zinc ribbon domain-containing protein, with amino-acid sequence MFEQIRQAIASRRSRPPGRTTAAIEWPLRGLLICGSCGRGMSPSISGYKTLRYRYYRCRSRAFGRPPCEDVGISAFEIEEFVRDTLTSATTSQEFMSVWSHLDKRQQVKALKNVLKEVRFDPQGESISLTLHTDAVERLKRHRN; translated from the coding sequence GTGTTTGAGCAGATCCGACAGGCCATCGCCTCGCGGCGTTCGCGTCCTCCCGGCAGAACCACGGCAGCGATTGAGTGGCCGCTGCGCGGATTGCTGATCTGCGGATCGTGCGGACGGGGAATGAGCCCCAGTATTTCCGGCTACAAGACCTTGCGCTACCGATATTACCGCTGCCGATCACGAGCATTCGGCCGGCCGCCTTGCGAGGATGTGGGGATTTCTGCTTTCGAGATCGAGGAGTTCGTGCGTGACACACTGACCTCCGCAACGACCTCGCAGGAATTCATGTCAGTGTGGTCCCACCTCGACAAGCGTCAGCAAGTTAAAGCCTTGAAGAATGTTCTGAAGGAAGTCCGCTTCGATCCACAAGGGGAATCGATCAGCCTGACATTGCATACCGATGCTGTGGAACGGCTAAAACGGCACAGGAATTAG
- a CDS encoding integrase core domain-containing protein produces the protein MLLIAGATQKELARQVRYLKVENEILRSKLPSRVIVTEKEKNRLAKFAAKLGSAINELVSIVHPDTLRRWIRALNQTVKKTVAKRGRPKTNAEIRELILKLARENDWGYTRIIGELKKLGITPPSRNTIKNILKEHGLDPGPKRGEGTWDEFLTQHARTLWQCDFFAKSALTMKGFRDLYVLVFLHVETRRVWISPSTFHPDETWVKQQAVAFLEHSKQIELPPKLLMHDRDTKFTKAFDAIFDAAGAEGKQTAFRSPNTNAYVERFIQTLQQEVLDHFVVFGEQHMDHLVSETVEHYHEERPHQSLGNEPPVNHQTTETTGSDTDETKLRIVCRERLGGRLKHYALRAA, from the coding sequence TTGCTGCTGATCGCCGGCGCGACCCAGAAAGAGCTAGCCCGGCAGGTCCGCTACCTCAAAGTCGAGAACGAAATCCTGCGGAGCAAGCTGCCCTCCAGGGTCATCGTAACCGAGAAGGAGAAGAACCGGCTGGCGAAGTTTGCCGCCAAGCTCGGATCGGCGATCAACGAACTGGTGTCGATTGTTCATCCGGACACACTCCGTCGTTGGATTCGGGCGCTGAACCAGACCGTGAAGAAGACGGTCGCGAAGCGGGGCCGCCCCAAGACGAATGCCGAGATCCGCGAACTAATCCTGAAACTCGCCCGCGAAAACGACTGGGGCTACACCCGGATCATTGGGGAATTAAAGAAACTCGGCATCACGCCGCCGTCACGCAACACGATTAAGAACATCCTCAAGGAGCACGGTCTCGATCCGGGGCCGAAGCGAGGTGAGGGGACGTGGGACGAGTTCCTGACCCAGCACGCCAGGACGCTCTGGCAGTGTGACTTCTTCGCCAAGAGTGCATTGACAATGAAGGGGTTTCGGGATTTGTACGTGCTGGTGTTTCTGCACGTGGAAACACGGCGTGTGTGGATTTCCCCTTCGACATTTCATCCCGATGAGACGTGGGTGAAACAGCAGGCGGTCGCGTTCCTGGAACATTCCAAGCAGATCGAGCTGCCGCCCAAACTACTGATGCACGACCGGGACACGAAGTTTACGAAAGCGTTTGACGCGATCTTCGACGCGGCGGGGGCGGAAGGGAAACAGACGGCGTTTCGGTCCCCGAACACCAACGCTTACGTCGAGCGGTTCATCCAGACATTGCAGCAGGAAGTCCTGGATCACTTCGTCGTATTCGGTGAGCAGCACATGGACCATCTGGTGTCGGAAACCGTGGAGCATTACCACGAGGAAAGGCCGCACCAGTCGTTGGGGAATGAGCCACCGGTGAATCACCAGACGACGGAAACCACAGGCAGCGACACCGACGAGACCAAGCTGCGGATCGTCTGCCGCGAGCGACTGGGCGGGCGGCTCAAGCACTATGCTCTGAGGGCGGCTTGA
- a CDS encoding alpha/beta hydrolase: MNDREQNPTPILQHRYPRKSIVFLVLCLVAAPLFARSSYPPILKDARVETYRKIGSTELKLWIFGESDPKTPKPAIVFFFGGGWHGGSPDQFEKQARHFANRGMIAITADYRVESRHNVQVVECVKDAKAAIAWVRENAQRLGIDPDKIAASGGSAGGHLAAATGTITGLGSDERPNAMILFNPATTLAPIAGWQPTGVRPGKLSVKRFGVEVEVISPAHHIGAHTPPTLILHGKEDTTVPYDSVVAFESAMKKAERPCKLVGYDGAEHTFFRRAEYYDKTLAEADSFLVDLGWIKK, from the coding sequence ATGAATGATCGTGAACAGAACCCAACTCCAATACTTCAACACCGATACCCTCGGAAATCCATCGTCTTTCTCGTGCTCTGCCTCGTCGCCGCGCCGCTTTTCGCTCGGTCTTCTTATCCTCCTATATTGAAAGACGCCCGCGTTGAGACGTACCGAAAGATCGGCTCCACCGAGCTGAAGCTTTGGATCTTCGGGGAATCGGACCCCAAGACGCCGAAGCCCGCGATTGTGTTCTTCTTTGGCGGTGGTTGGCATGGGGGTTCACCGGACCAGTTCGAGAAGCAGGCCCGGCATTTCGCCAATCGCGGCATGATTGCCATCACAGCCGACTACCGCGTGGAGTCCCGGCACAATGTGCAGGTGGTGGAATGCGTGAAAGACGCCAAGGCGGCCATCGCCTGGGTTCGGGAAAATGCTCAGCGTCTCGGCATTGATCCGGACAAGATTGCCGCCTCCGGAGGTTCCGCCGGTGGTCACCTCGCCGCCGCCACCGGCACGATCACTGGTTTGGGCAGCGACGAACGTCCCAACGCCATGATCCTCTTCAACCCCGCCACCACGCTCGCTCCCATCGCGGGCTGGCAACCCACAGGGGTCAGGCCTGGGAAGCTCAGCGTTAAACGATTTGGCGTGGAGGTAGAGGTGATCTCGCCGGCACATCACATCGGCGCGCACACGCCGCCGACCCTGATCCTTCATGGCAAGGAGGACACCACGGTTCCCTACGATTCCGTCGTCGCGTTCGAGAGTGCGATGAAGAAGGCAGAACGGCCGTGCAAACTGGTCGGCTACGACGGTGCGGAACACACCTTCTTTCGTCGCGCCGAGTATTACGACAAGACCCTCGCTGAAGCCGACAGCTTTCTCGTCGATCTCGGCTGGATTAAAAAGTAA
- a CDS encoding transposase translates to MIESWWRVLKHQWLYLNRLDTRATVQKLVAFYVEQHNKHLLHAAFHGQTPDEMYFGTGADISKQLAAAKVAAAKVAAAKVAAAKVAARQARLAGNRAVRCQSCSEPVAISN, encoded by the coding sequence ATGATCGAGTCCTGGTGGCGCGTGCTCAAGCATCAGTGGCTGTACCTGAACAGGCTCGATACCCGGGCAACGGTGCAAAAGCTCGTCGCGTTCTACGTCGAGCAGCACAACAAGCATCTCCTGCATGCCGCGTTTCATGGCCAGACACCCGACGAGATGTACTTCGGCACGGGCGCAGACATTTCCAAACAGTTGGCGGCTGCGAAAGTCGCGGCTGCGAAAGTCGCGGCTGCGAAAGTCGCGGCTGCGAAAGTCGCGGCTCGGCAAGCGCGTCTGGCGGGCAATCGGGCCGTCCGCTGCCAGAGTTGCAGCGAACCAGTGGCCATCAGCAACTGA
- a CDS encoding sialate O-acetylesterase, translating into MPNLFCSLLAILFVTAISDAAESKPLKVFILAGQSNMEGHAKVEAFDYIGDDQATTPLLKMMRGADGNPAVCDHVWISYLTGRYDGSANGEGIGKLTAGFGARGDKPTEDGGKIGPEFTFGLTMDAALKQPVLIIKTAWGGRSLNTEFRPPSAGPYEFNEAQLAQMQKQGKDIAAEKALKAKETGRFYRYVVEHVKSVLADPKRVCPAYDPAAGYEISGFVWLQGFNDLVDGNTYPTGQDGKTRDYTNYSKWMADFIRDVRKDLSAPKMPFVIGVLGVGGLKANESTIAFRKAMAAPTALPEFKGNVAAVETAPFWAEELAAIDEKRGKIKAMAATLKNKGKNGPNKDGTMTDAQQKEYLKKYEAEVISPEEAAKWTRGASNAGYHYLGCAKTFALMGQAFAEANLVMLKDQ; encoded by the coding sequence ATGCCAAACCTGTTTTGTTCGCTACTTGCCATACTTTTTGTGACGGCGATTTCGGATGCTGCGGAATCGAAGCCGTTGAAGGTCTTCATCCTCGCCGGGCAGTCGAACATGGAGGGTCACGCGAAGGTTGAGGCCTTCGATTACATTGGCGACGACCAGGCGACAACGCCGCTCTTGAAAATGATGCGTGGAGCGGACGGAAATCCGGCCGTTTGCGATCATGTCTGGATTTCCTATCTCACCGGCAGGTATGACGGCAGCGCCAATGGCGAGGGAATCGGCAAGCTCACCGCAGGCTTCGGCGCGCGAGGCGATAAGCCGACGGAGGACGGCGGGAAAATCGGCCCGGAATTTACCTTTGGCCTCACGATGGACGCCGCGCTCAAGCAACCTGTGCTCATCATCAAGACGGCGTGGGGCGGCAGGAGCCTGAACACCGAGTTTCGCCCGCCGAGCGCGGGGCCTTACGAGTTCAACGAGGCGCAGCTCGCACAAATGCAGAAACAGGGGAAGGACATCGCCGCTGAGAAAGCGTTGAAGGCAAAGGAGACCGGACGCTTCTACCGCTACGTGGTCGAGCATGTGAAATCAGTGCTCGCAGACCCGAAGCGCGTCTGCCCGGCTTATGACCCTGCGGCTGGCTACGAAATCTCGGGCTTCGTGTGGCTGCAAGGCTTCAACGACCTCGTGGACGGCAACACTTATCCGACAGGCCAGGACGGCAAGACGCGTGACTACACGAATTACAGCAAGTGGATGGCAGACTTCATCCGCGATGTACGCAAGGATTTGTCCGCGCCGAAAATGCCCTTCGTCATCGGCGTGCTCGGTGTTGGCGGCTTGAAGGCCAACGAAAGCACGATCGCCTTCCGCAAGGCGATGGCTGCGCCGACGGCGTTACCGGAGTTCAAAGGAAACGTTGCCGCCGTGGAGACCGCGCCGTTCTGGGCCGAGGAACTTGCGGCCATTGATGAAAAACGCGGCAAAATCAAAGCGATGGCCGCCACTCTCAAAAACAAAGGCAAGAATGGCCCGAACAAGGACGGCACCATGACCGACGCGCAGCAGAAGGAATATCTCAAGAAGTATGAAGCCGAAGTGATCTCGCCAGAGGAGGCCGCCAAGTGGACGCGCGGAGCCTCCAACGCTGGCTATCACTACCTCGGCTGCGCGAAGACGTTCGCGCTCATGGGCCAGGCGTTTGCGGAAGCGAACCTCGTGATGTTGAAAGACCAGTGA
- a CDS encoding recombinase family protein, translating to MSRTKEKPSRPKTIRCAIYTRKSTEEGLQQEFNSLDAQREAGEAYIKSQQHEGWVGVPTQYDDGGYTGANMDRPALRRLMADIEAGKVDCVVVYKVDRLSRSLLDFGKIIEAFEKHKVSFVSVTQAFNTATSMGRLILNVLLSFAQFEREMISERTRDKIAAARRRGKWAGGMPVLGYNVANTKLVVDPGEALKVRQIFELYLEHQSMLAVAKELESRGWQTKSWTTGKGTVRGGRSFDKASVYQLLTNVTYIGKIRYKDEVHRGEHQPIVDDAVFERAKSLLEKNGRTGGRGVRNKQGALLRGLLYCGSCQCGMSHSYSVKDNRNYRYYVCNRAQKRGWKVCPSPSIAAAEIERLVVNEIKCIGRDPQLIRETLEQSRQLADAQSRELHAERSELLNDLRRGHAELAQLAATARPSDARFANTHERIQSAEQRLSTIDGELAALDQRPVHPDEVADALADFESLWDCLAPHEQARIIELLVERVAYDSDGGNISITFRPSGIQTLGTEFTKRKDDAA from the coding sequence ATGAGCCGCACCAAAGAGAAACCGTCTCGCCCCAAGACCATTCGCTGTGCGATCTACACCCGCAAGTCGACGGAAGAAGGTCTGCAGCAAGAGTTCAACTCGCTGGACGCCCAGCGCGAGGCAGGTGAGGCGTACATCAAGAGCCAGCAGCACGAAGGCTGGGTCGGCGTGCCGACCCAATATGACGATGGCGGATATACCGGCGCCAACATGGATCGGCCAGCGCTTCGTCGCCTCATGGCGGATATTGAAGCAGGCAAAGTCGATTGCGTAGTCGTTTACAAGGTTGATCGACTCAGCCGCAGCTTGTTGGATTTCGGGAAGATCATCGAGGCGTTCGAGAAGCACAAAGTCTCGTTCGTCAGCGTGACCCAGGCGTTCAACACGGCCACGTCCATGGGCCGCTTGATCCTGAACGTGCTCCTGTCGTTCGCACAGTTCGAACGGGAAATGATCAGCGAACGCACTCGCGATAAGATCGCTGCAGCCCGGCGCAGGGGAAAGTGGGCGGGAGGGATGCCGGTGCTTGGCTACAACGTGGCGAACACGAAGCTCGTTGTGGATCCGGGCGAAGCTCTGAAGGTTCGCCAGATCTTCGAGTTGTACCTGGAACACCAGTCCATGCTCGCGGTCGCCAAGGAACTCGAGTCCCGCGGCTGGCAAACAAAGAGCTGGACCACCGGTAAAGGGACGGTGCGAGGTGGGCGCTCGTTCGACAAAGCCTCTGTCTACCAGCTGCTGACGAACGTCACCTACATTGGCAAGATCCGCTACAAGGACGAAGTTCATCGTGGCGAGCATCAGCCGATTGTGGACGATGCCGTCTTCGAACGGGCCAAATCGCTGCTGGAGAAGAATGGTCGCACTGGTGGCCGGGGCGTTCGCAATAAGCAAGGTGCTCTCTTGCGGGGATTGCTGTACTGCGGAAGCTGCCAGTGCGGGATGAGCCATTCCTACTCGGTGAAGGACAATCGCAACTACCGCTACTACGTTTGCAACCGAGCTCAGAAGCGCGGCTGGAAGGTCTGTCCCTCGCCGTCGATTGCCGCCGCGGAGATTGAGCGCTTGGTGGTCAACGAGATCAAGTGCATCGGGCGCGATCCGCAACTGATCCGAGAAACGCTGGAGCAGTCCCGGCAACTGGCCGACGCACAGTCCCGAGAACTGCATGCAGAACGTTCTGAGTTGCTGAACGATTTACGGAGGGGCCACGCTGAGCTAGCGCAATTGGCGGCGACGGCCCGCCCCAGCGACGCACGATTCGCGAACACCCACGAACGCATTCAGTCCGCCGAGCAAAGGTTGTCGACAATCGACGGCGAACTGGCGGCGCTCGATCAAAGACCGGTCCATCCGGACGAGGTCGCAGATGCCCTCGCAGATTTCGAATCCTTGTGGGATTGCCTCGCCCCGCATGAACAGGCTCGCATCATTGAACTCCTGGTCGAACGGGTGGCCTACGACAGCGATGGAGGAAACATCTCGATCACTTTCCGGCCAAGCGGCATTCAGACGCTCGGGACTGAGTTCACGAAACGAAAGGACGATGCAGCATGA
- a CDS encoding SGNH/GDSL hydrolase family protein, whose amino-acid sequence MKLFALIIPLVLAVFLAGPAHARKRGQPAGDPKLPRVLLIGDSISKGYTPEVQKLLAGKANVHRIPTNGGQTTKGLENLKAWLGDGKWDLIHFNWGLHDLKFGTDGKNFVSPEDYEKNLRELVSRLKATNAKLIWCATTPVPDGDLKPGRKNSDVLAYNAIARKIMDEHGVAINELYEFALPQLKEIQLSNNVHFLPEGSAVLAKQVVASIEPALPKPTTP is encoded by the coding sequence ATGAAACTCTTTGCGCTGATTATCCCCTTAGTCCTCGCCGTTTTTTTGGCGGGGCCCGCCCATGCTCGAAAGCGCGGCCAGCCGGCTGGCGACCCGAAATTGCCACGCGTGCTGCTCATCGGCGACTCCATCTCCAAAGGCTACACACCCGAAGTGCAGAAGCTGCTGGCGGGCAAGGCCAACGTCCATCGCATCCCGACAAACGGCGGGCAGACGACCAAAGGTTTGGAGAATCTGAAGGCCTGGCTCGGTGACGGCAAATGGGATTTGATCCATTTCAACTGGGGTCTCCACGATCTCAAGTTCGGCACTGACGGCAAGAACTTTGTGTCTCCCGAAGACTACGAGAAAAACCTCCGCGAACTGGTCAGCCGACTTAAGGCCACCAACGCGAAGCTGATCTGGTGCGCCACAACGCCCGTGCCGGACGGCGACTTGAAACCCGGTCGCAAAAACAGCGATGTCCTCGCCTACAACGCCATCGCCAGAAAGATCATGGACGAACATGGCGTCGCGATTAACGAACTCTACGAGTTCGCACTGCCGCAATTGAAGGAGATCCAACTCTCCAATAACGTGCATTTTTTGCCGGAAGGTTCCGCCGTGCTGGCCAAACAAGTGGTTGCCAGCATTGAACCCGCGCTGCCGAAACCGACTACCCCGTGA
- a CDS encoding DUF2924 domain-containing protein — translation MLNIDKEVAAMERMTVDQLRTKYADVFGEQTNGRHKEWLIKRIAWRMQANAEGDLSERARRRAAELANDADLRVTAPRKPKVTPDAEALTTTVAAKIGVSTELLPGTMLKREYKGRTIRVIVLDEGFECEGERHKSLTAVAKKITGKHWNGFHFFGLRNGGDR, via the coding sequence ATGCTGAACATTGACAAAGAGGTCGCCGCGATGGAGCGGATGACCGTTGATCAACTGCGGACCAAGTATGCCGACGTCTTCGGCGAACAAACCAACGGTCGGCACAAAGAGTGGCTGATCAAGCGGATCGCCTGGCGAATGCAGGCCAACGCCGAGGGCGATCTATCGGAGCGAGCTCGCCGCCGCGCCGCAGAATTGGCCAACGATGCCGACCTGCGCGTCACAGCGCCGCGCAAGCCGAAAGTGACGCCAGACGCGGAAGCACTGACAACGACCGTTGCCGCAAAGATCGGCGTCAGCACCGAGTTGTTGCCCGGCACCATGCTCAAGCGTGAGTACAAGGGTCGAACGATCCGCGTGATCGTGCTGGACGAGGGTTTTGAGTGTGAAGGTGAGCGCCACAAGTCGCTCACTGCGGTGGCGAAGAAGATTACCGGCAAGCACTGGAACGGATTTCACTTCTTCGGACTGCGGAATGGGGGTGACCGATGA
- a CDS encoding sigma-70 family RNA polymerase sigma factor — MHALAGWSPSLPLTDDDALLIQQRFILRKVQTSSRYWPQPVDTEGYAQELLAYVLARLHRFDPDRGPAGLFISRLVDQQLAVIRRKHLRRKDRPRGGENGDVLPGLRVVPGHDNDDLAIDLRQVLATLTPEERNLCQWVSEQSNTRVAEQCDVSRSTLYRRLRVIRQRCEDQGLAEYLK; from the coding sequence ATGCACGCATTAGCTGGTTGGTCTCCCTCGCTTCCTCTTACTGACGATGATGCCTTGTTGATTCAGCAGAGGTTCATTCTGCGCAAGGTTCAAACGAGCAGTCGTTACTGGCCCCAGCCAGTCGACACGGAGGGCTACGCACAAGAACTGTTGGCTTATGTGCTGGCCCGGCTACACCGGTTTGATCCGGACCGGGGGCCGGCCGGTCTCTTCATTAGCCGACTCGTTGATCAGCAGCTTGCGGTGATCCGCCGGAAGCACCTCCGGCGTAAGGACCGTCCCCGTGGCGGCGAGAACGGCGACGTGCTGCCCGGGCTGCGAGTAGTACCTGGCCATGACAACGACGATCTGGCCATCGATCTTAGGCAGGTACTGGCAACGCTTACGCCCGAAGAGCGGAATCTCTGCCAATGGGTATCAGAGCAGTCCAACACACGTGTTGCCGAACAGTGCGATGTCTCCCGCAGCACCCTGTACCGACGCCTCAGGGTGATTCGTCAGCGCTGCGAAGACCAAGGTCTGGCCGAATATCTGAAATAA
- a CDS encoding C39 family peptidase gives MISTTMKPVFTLLVMLLATLVTAAEPSLEHLQEQAQQGHPAAQLSLAIRYRDAKGVAKDDAAAMQWAHRAADQGHADALDFVGFAYLRGAVVKRRPEVAFGYFKAAAEQSEQAAFNLGQCYYGAQGTEQDCAKALDWWKKAAAKGHGRAASTAAMALLSGEGVAPDAAEARRLAERAAELNDPCGLIVLGEMQFQAVELDAAKANWTKAAQLHPTKATGHPAQPSGNASAQQGADLLKLIEYRQRKAEPGKFAFVHMPHIHQGYNNCGSTACATFARFQGGKISGWDFKKLCPSPLGTGTDWWHLLDASAKIGQHWKLITFTPDDAGFDEATAMLKRELDAGRPVVVDFKYIGPQYSGGFAGHTLSVCGYIAAENLYILCNPAVATPGLQLITSDDLKDFWRSDYYGARAKAVLSRPAFVIESR, from the coding sequence GTGATCTCGACAACGATGAAACCCGTTTTTACCCTCCTCGTGATGCTGTTGGCCACCCTGGTGACTGCGGCGGAGCCGTCCTTGGAGCATCTGCAAGAACAGGCTCAGCAGGGCCATCCCGCAGCGCAGCTTTCATTGGCGATCCGATACCGCGATGCCAAGGGTGTTGCCAAGGACGATGCGGCAGCGATGCAGTGGGCGCACCGAGCGGCAGACCAAGGGCACGCGGATGCGCTGGATTTCGTCGGCTTTGCTTATTTGCGCGGCGCGGTGGTGAAGCGCAGGCCGGAGGTTGCTTTCGGCTACTTCAAGGCGGCAGCAGAACAATCGGAGCAGGCGGCCTTTAACCTCGGTCAGTGCTACTACGGCGCCCAGGGCACGGAACAGGATTGCGCCAAGGCGCTCGACTGGTGGAAAAAGGCCGCTGCCAAAGGCCACGGACGCGCGGCGTCAACGGCGGCGATGGCACTGCTTTCCGGCGAAGGCGTCGCGCCCGATGCGGCGGAGGCGCGTCGGCTCGCCGAGCGCGCGGCGGAGTTGAATGACCCGTGCGGTCTCATCGTGCTCGGCGAAATGCAATTTCAGGCCGTCGAACTCGACGCGGCAAAAGCGAATTGGACCAAAGCCGCACAACTTCACCCAACAAAAGCCACGGGGCATCCGGCCCAGCCGTCTGGCAACGCCTCCGCGCAGCAGGGTGCTGACCTCCTTAAGCTCATCGAATACCGGCAGCGTAAAGCCGAGCCGGGCAAGTTCGCGTTCGTGCACATGCCGCACATTCACCAAGGCTACAACAACTGCGGCTCAACGGCATGCGCCACCTTCGCGCGCTTTCAGGGCGGGAAAATCAGCGGCTGGGATTTCAAAAAACTCTGCCCGTCACCGCTCGGCACTGGCACCGACTGGTGGCACTTGCTGGATGCCTCGGCAAAAATCGGACAACATTGGAAGCTGATCACTTTCACGCCCGACGACGCCGGCTTTGATGAAGCCACAGCCATGCTGAAACGCGAACTCGATGCAGGCCGGCCTGTTGTTGTGGACTTCAAATACATTGGCCCGCAATACTCCGGCGGCTTCGCGGGCCACACGCTGAGCGTCTGTGGCTACATCGCTGCAGAGAATCTCTACATCCTCTGCAATCCCGCTGTCGCCACCCCCGGCCTCCAACTCATCACCTCCGACGACCTGAAGGACTTTTGGCGATCGGACTACTACGGCGCACGCGCCAAAGCCGTCCTTTCGCGCCCTGCCTTCGTCATCGAAAGCCGTTGA
- a CDS encoding sulfatase family protein, which translates to MKYILNVLCVLCSLCGVSLAADKPNILLILADDLGFGDVRCYNDQSKVATPHIDGLARDGMQFTDAHSPCTVCTPTRYSLMTGQMAFRVPNGGTVFTGVGGPSLIAPGRLTLPKLLRDNGYATACVGKWHVGMTFFDKADHPVRGNGVEAVRQVDFSRRIEGGPVDHGFQSFFGTACCPTTDWLYAFIENDRVPVPPTEGLDKSKLPKHAYANDCRAGLIAPDFPMEEVDLVFLKKSRKFLEQHIRQSPGKPFFLFHSAQAVHLPSFAAPQFQGKTKAGPHGDFLHQLDWVIGELMTTLEKLGVADNTLIIFTSDNGPETTSVIHMRADHQHDGARPWRGVKRDGWEGGHRVPFLVRWPGKVKPGTTSSQLTSLTDVMATVAAIVDVKLPENAAEDSFSLLPALLGQIDAPIRPYLLQQAFSGQRTLSIRRGDWKYLDHTGSGGNRYENNPGLKPFIIPDAVPEATGQLYNLATDPGETKNQFAAQPEIVAELKALLEQSKSSGRSRPHQHRTRN; encoded by the coding sequence ATGAAATACATCCTCAACGTGCTTTGCGTCCTCTGCTCCCTTTGCGGTGTCTCCCTCGCCGCTGACAAGCCGAACATACTCCTCATCCTCGCCGATGACCTCGGCTTTGGCGATGTGCGTTGCTACAACGACCAGTCCAAGGTCGCCACGCCGCACATTGACGGTCTTGCGCGCGACGGGATGCAATTCACCGATGCTCATAGTCCCTGCACGGTTTGCACGCCGACGCGCTACAGTCTGATGACGGGACAGATGGCCTTCCGCGTGCCGAATGGCGGGACGGTCTTTACCGGTGTCGGTGGGCCTTCGCTGATCGCGCCGGGGCGGCTGACGCTGCCGAAGCTGCTGCGTGACAACGGCTATGCGACCGCATGCGTCGGCAAGTGGCATGTCGGGATGACGTTCTTCGACAAGGCCGATCATCCGGTGCGCGGCAACGGCGTCGAGGCGGTGCGGCAAGTCGATTTCTCGCGCCGCATCGAAGGGGGGCCTGTCGATCATGGCTTTCAATCGTTCTTCGGAACGGCGTGCTGCCCGACAACCGACTGGCTGTATGCATTCATCGAAAACGACCGCGTGCCGGTGCCACCGACGGAGGGCCTTGATAAGTCGAAGCTACCGAAGCATGCCTATGCGAACGATTGCCGCGCTGGTCTCATCGCGCCGGACTTCCCGATGGAGGAAGTGGACCTCGTCTTTCTGAAGAAGAGCCGAAAGTTCCTGGAGCAGCACATTCGCCAGTCGCCGGGTAAGCCGTTCTTCCTTTTTCATTCCGCGCAGGCCGTGCATCTGCCGTCGTTCGCCGCGCCGCAGTTCCAGGGCAAAACAAAGGCTGGCCCGCATGGCGACTTCCTCCACCAGCTCGACTGGGTTATCGGCGAACTGATGACCACGCTGGAAAAACTCGGCGTCGCCGACAACACGCTGATCATCTTCACCAGTGACAACGGCCCTGAGACAACCAGCGTCATCCACATGCGTGCCGATCATCAGCACGATGGTGCGCGACCGTGGCGCGGCGTAAAGCGCGACGGTTGGGAAGGTGGCCATCGCGTTCCGTTTCTCGTCCGCTGGCCCGGCAAGGTGAAACCCGGCACCACGAGCTCGCAACTCACCAGTCTCACGGACGTCATGGCGACAGTCGCCGCTATCGTTGATGTGAAGCTGCCAGAGAACGCAGCAGAAGACAGTTTCAGTTTACTGCCCGCTTTACTCGGCCAGATCGACGCGCCTATCCGCCCCTATCTGCTCCAGCAGGCCTTCAGTGGACAACGCACGCTCTCGATCCGTCGCGGAGATTGGAAGTATCTCGATCACACCGGCTCCGGCGGCAATCGCTACGAGAACAACCCCGGCCTCAAGCCGTTCATCATCCCGGACGCTGTTCCCGAAGCGACTGGCCAGCTCTACAACCTCGCAACCGACCCCGGTGAAACGAAGAACCAATTTGCCGCACAACCCGAGATCGTCGCCGAACTGAAAGCACTTCTCGAACAATCCAAGTCGAGTGGCCGAAGCCGCCCGCATCAACACAGAACCAGGAACTGA